The Tigriopus californicus strain San Diego chromosome 5, Tcal_SD_v2.1, whole genome shotgun sequence genome includes a region encoding these proteins:
- the LOC131881229 gene encoding 1-phosphatidylinositol 4,5-bisphosphate phosphodiesterase epsilon-1-like isoform X2, with product MASTPANRLETLNKPRSTSALFDQRPGTASSSSSRSSSSIKRRPTPVPVSTTASRLRAAKSRESLGSREDLSGIRSRQGSSQTREGAGGHHAKLKRLTETKPDGGHDRHPNQGIKKMQQARDGAPSPDASPSRHKSMVPGTGGTMISPAPPSPHPDSSSSSSTKSSSSNVTRSRRKGAFCPSSVSYSSGLLDSTRPGIAPAVPPSRGASVVSHQNRRTRELSSSPLRSGRGSPVFENSPHAEARSRGGAHVSSSVSASERALSPSSDLGRRGQQDPSSPSLWRKALIINKFMTLTSSTSPTSKRRMLMKSTQNGTANKSADRLAKKPVERLIKPSANMDRGAGGKNALKLIPRRDFVLGKTPATAEDRIVSARKIRNGPMPPAMAKVKSKPEKKKPTKPDLFPVKMSAVQMSEQGCLNRKMLKLFSARTAVDMGITYSKMKVFFERWKKCDQKWPLSMVEKLLQTIQSHAPIRDMLQRSQEPDQFRYSEFFPEDLKYRHCPEDGSVWIGSVNDPLLPDPAYDRKFAAFWMTKLSQLPCRGDPQQLKLDSQETRSILRKLDKIVAFPEETALLLKAYEGKLFKAIGMRTLLSSVVHSMSKKTNSSLRAQSEDYDLFQKLVSHFYLVCEWIVQLIISQPSNTTRREALSCILRFAQASWNIGNFNGTMEILLGLRSPALKPFWISLSGSDADQLFSRLFRKLFCFNSREYKKALRAACIRKAGARGGATRPTGLSDVVPAYLLHLTSLSSALTESQGSCLVSLSEHGCVEVLTDFHGENRFLRRIYEPEHPYTSALQAPIKRRMLQSTLNTVNEVWSGSDSSLESDDLEAHEKRHSSLVDSPILHKSTAHHGVTMVKPPNEALDTIALLHAGTTVLHFEPDSHQVLPVFLKLEHCNGTVTWCRPPWSDPRRSSSTSFMSSSPDDIGTSLDTIEEAVSPGLRLKYTNRSGESLAYTDEGYIDLMHMKDLSLSDDIYNFPENIRLNIHRTFQSAVEPTIMRIVFGSSLSENRTVHFLCTPEVASKWFEILPTMSRAIKNEDPRIVWLKDQYLFLFFQDDLCMGPLAADAIKVFGGRSWSLTGMLKDRSHKGSWKGVANNPRTKKKSYGNIHSINDRGIHEIYETFGGVANGPSGGSVSNLSSLGGASAPASPWSSPLMGRKSIAVSSPLHVDKQSGKLLPMQSPMTSHNVGDLNLEDTRKLNCLRTGSITHGSELSFMEFLDLFKSFSLRLRKDIRTLFANHSVCNVTSPDEGVKDWMNISKRKEALLRLGGRSGSSDSPGNNRKRELLCSLTRNSSMDLTDFKSRSDKKKVFDAMAAASIFNNSAGVDTSRARMIPMDAFCHFLEHFQKESHSDVAVKELIELHEPDPVLRTHNQLSFEGFARYLMDSANSAIDLNDNEAEQDLGQPLSRYYVATSHNTYLVGHQLKGLSSVQLYREILLTGCRCVELDCWDGDDGNPIIYHGHTLTTKISFQEVVQTIAESAFISSPLPVILSIENHCSIPQQQKMAAIFKELLGDCLVTAPIAENESQLPSPNNLRYRIILKNKKLRSGNGIGSTKSLYRTSTFDDQGGCNSHDMEEEYDSDYGEEDFDDEMQDDYNEQNLSDEDYHQSLRNSGNSLSVQNQTLTPASSAAQLLGGSSSQQQRPRTLSISPSLQLQQQLQQQQQQQQQQQQHQAAASMASSSSSKALDYDQTTGKKKKENNQIARELSDLVIYCQSVKFKGFGKSDHVSSSGHPTIQQASYISDSPANRKRPDIVSLAAGGAITPVSGPIQIGPVTPIPALQGGRRTGLKSLESTPSSSSGSLAGSVSSAVNGAIPGSQVIHARAPLMAQGSTTMSSNPSTATLTNLNTSLDISSPIYQCSSLHESRAKTLCRKHSQRMLEHTENQLVRVYPAGMRIDSSNFNPITVWSCGIQMVAMNYQTSDANLHMHNAMFAGTKGFVLKPQVMWNPSHILYQRFLPNSKSQEGLHITHISLTILSGQYVCRENYGTSPIVEIEVLGIPRDCCKFKTKMISRNALNPIWEETFEIEVHLPELAFIRFTVLDVGSNMVTAQRVVPVTKLRQGYRHLRLHNELDQPLPLSQLFLCSQILDGDLVEDDDELKISISKSGPGVSSVVGATSIGKSDQPGRKRMSFLVVHDISEHSPYAILKVPENATTRDVIRQAIAKAGTAGNEHEYVLLEEVLVPSANGDDFITAPPTQQRMVGMDERPLHLRNKWKSDSKFVLKRIGSDPSWRARLGNMIQENNNQASSHHKLEETNLLLDSEDPIAAANALKDEPGISGDPIEDKDSENGSSNVKRDVDNFLVCIFNVSSKVSYSILQVPRTSTATDVIVLALSKCRRGEEDENKPDKFVLVEETDPPPVLQNYAFNNSGANKKAQKAKRKRVLDSQENVYLVQLAWKGAGRIILEEKEKLLKEGQFYLDVPNNPHLNVCETQSDPLSGLALAGKVSPRLRRSSKIIASGVRRISRSFYGSDANQSHSNNPLGMNKPQILRPKPKQRRMTTVATGGDLTHAPSLPPDMPGSAGPSRTQSRRRQRSGDARLDGHSRRDSGGEPFDGPESLPILMIPPLPPQESRLVPATAVTTANGNGIAPNLSVTGPAELTEDLKSRKLSKVNLRKLKIW from the exons ATGGCATCAACGCCCGCAAACCGTCTTGAGACGCTTAACAAACCACGCTCCACATCAGCTCTCTTTGACCAACGTCCAGGAACGGCATCTAGCTCCAGCTCTAGGTCCAGCAGCAGCATCAAACGCAGGCCCACGCCCGTGCCCGTCTCCACTACGGCTTCGCGTCTGCGGGCAGCCAAATCGAGAGAGTCGCTGGGCTCAAGGGAAGATCTGTCAGGAATTCGATCCCGCCAGGGCTCGAGCCAAACTCGGGAAGGAGCTGGCGGACACCATGCCAAACTGAAGCGGTTGACTGAAACAAAACCCGACGGTGGTCATGACAGACACCCAAATCAGGGGATCAAGAAGATGCAACAAGCCAGGGACGGTGCTCCATCTCCCGACGCGTCCCCATCTAGGCACAAATCCATGGTGCCAGGAACAGGCGGAACCATGATTTCCCCTGCGCCCCCTTCTCCTCATCcagattcttcttcttcttcttcgacgAAGTCTTCGAGTTCGAACGTGACTCGCAGTCGGCGCAAGGGAGCCTTTTGTCCTTCCTCGGTGTCTTATTCCTCGGGTTTACTGGACTCCACTAGGCCTGGCATTGCACCCGCCGTTCCACCGAGCAGGGGAGCGTCTGTCGTCTCGCACCAGAACAGACGAACACGCGAGTTGTCGTCCTCGCCCTTGAGAAGTGGAAGAGGTTCTCCAGTGTTTGAAAACAGTCCTCACGCGGAGGCCAGATCTCGAGGTGGTGCACATGTGTCATCATCAGTGTCTGCCAGTGAACGTGCTCTAAGCCCATCTAGTGATCTTGGACGGAGAGGTCAACAAGACCCATCGAGTCCCTCATTGTGGAGGAAAGCCTTGATTATCAACAAGTTCATGACTCTGACCTCGAGCACATCGCCGACGAGCAAACGTCGGATGTTGATGAAATCCACTCAGAATGGGACTGCTAACAAGTCCGCGGACCGATTAGCCAAGAAACCGGTGGAGAGACTCATCAAGCCCTCTGCCAACATGGATCGCGGTGCTGGGGGGAAAAACGCTCTCAAGCTCATTCCCCGAAGGGATTTTGTCTTGGGAAAAACCCCCGCCACCGCTGAAGATCGGATCGTGTCGGCCCGAAAAATCCGGAATGGACCAATGCCCCCGGCAATGGCCAAAGTCAAATCCAAACCCGAAAAGAAAAAACCGACCAAGCCAGATTTATTTCCCGTCAAGATGTCGGCTGTGCAGATGTCGGAACAAGGCTGTCTGAACCGAAAAATGTTAAAGCTCTTCAGCGCTAGG ACTGCTGTGGACATGGGCATCACGTACTCGAAGATGAAAGTGTTTTTCGAGCGTTGGAAAAAGTGCGACCAGAAGTGGCCTCTGTCTATGGTGGAGAAACTACTTCAGACCATCCAGAGCCAC GCCCCAATCCGAGACATGTTGCAACGGAGCCAGGAACCTGACCAGTTCCGATATTCCGAGTTCTTTCCCGAGGATTTGAAGTATCGCCATTGCCCAGAGGATGGGTCTGTTTGGATCGGGTCTGTGAACGATCCACTTTTGCCCGATCCGGCTTATGATCGGAAGTTTGCCGCCTTTTGGATGACGAAACTTTCCCAGTTGCCATGCCGAGGGGACCCTCAGCAACTGAAATTGG ATTCACAGGAAACTCGATCAATCCTCCgaaaattggacaaaattgtGGCCTTTCCCGAGGAGACGGCACTCCTCCTCAAGGCTTACGAAGGCAAGCTGTTCAAGGCGATCGGCATGCGAACCCTGCTCAGCTCTGTCGTGCACAGCATGTCCAAAAAGACCAATTCCTCGCTGCGTGCCCAATCGGAAGATTATGACCTCTTTCAGAAGCTCGTGTCCCACTTCTACTTG GTTTGTGAATGGATCGTCCAATTGATAATATCCCAACCAAGTAATACAACAAGAAGAGAGGCTTTATCTTGTATTCTCCGGTTTGCCCAAGCTTCTTGGAACATTGGAAACTTCAATGGAACCATGGAAATCCTTCTCGGTCTCAG GTCCCCTGCTTTGAAGCCGTTTTGGATTAGTTTATCCGGTTCGGATGCGGACCAATTGTTCTCGAGACTTTTCCGGAAACTTTTCTGCTTCAACTCCCGTGAATACAAAAAGGCCCTTCGAGCGGCCTGCATCCGCAAGGCCGGGGCCCGAGGCGGCGCCACACGCCCCACTGGCCTCTCTGATGTGGTTCCTGCTTATTTGCTACATTTAACGAGCCTGTCCTCGGCCTTGACTGAAAGTCAAGGATCATGCTTAGTGTCTCTTTCCGAGCACGGATGTGTTGAA GTCTTGACTGACTTTCATGGCGAAAATCGATTCCTGAGACGCATATACGAGCCTGAGCATCCTTACACTAGTGCCCTTCAAGCCCCAATCAAGAGGAGAATGTTGCAAAGTACCCTCAACACCGTTAACGAGGTCTGGAGTGGTTCTGACTCGTCCTTGGAGAGTGATGACCTCGAGGCCCACGAAAAGAGACACAGCTCCTTGGTGGACAGTCCGATTTTGCATAAATCCACAGCCCATCATGGTGTGACCATGGTGAAGCCTCCCAATGAGGCTCTTGATACGATCGCCTTGCTTCACGCGGGAACGACCGTGTTGCATTTCGAGCCGGATTCCCATCAAGTCCTTCCCGTGTTCCTGAAGCTCGAGCACTGTAATGGGACCGTAACTTGGTGCCGACCCCCTTGGTCAGATCCCAGGAGATCTTCCTCGACTTCATTCATGTCCTCGTCGCCTGATGATATTGGCACGAGTTTGGACACCATTGAAGAGGCCGTCTCCCCTGGTTTGCGTCTGAAGTACACCAATCGCTCGGGAGAGAGCTTGGCTTATACGGACGAGGGTTATATTGACTTGATGCATATGAAGGATTTGAGTCTAAGTGACGACATCTATAATTTCCCGGAAAACATTCGCCTCAATATTCACCGCACGTTCCAATCCGCGGTGGAACCGACCATAATGCGCATCGTTTTCGGGTCCTCGCTCTCGGAGAATCGAACCGTTCACTTCCTTTGTACACCAGAGGTGGCTtccaaatggtttgaaatCCTTCCCACGATGTCAAGAGCCATCAAAAATGAGGATCCGAGGATCGTTTGGCTCAAGGATCAATacttgttcctcttctttcaaGATGATCTCTGCATGGGACCATTAGCAGCAGATGCCATCAAG GTCTTCGGTGGACGGAGCTGGAGCCTGACCGGCATGCTCAAGGACCGCTCACACAAGGGCAGTTGGAAAGGCGTGGCCAACAATCCTCGGACAAAGAAGAAATCCTATGGGAACATCCACAGCATCAATGACCGGGGCATTCACGAGATCTATGAGACCTTCGGAGGCGTGGCTAACGGCCCGTCAGGAGGCTCGGTCTCCAATTTGTCTAGTTTGGGCGGAGCCAGTGCCCCAGCCTCGCCTTGGAGTTCTCCCTTGATGGGGAGAAAGTCCATCGCTGTTTCCTCGCCACTTCACGTGGACAAACAAAGTGGAAAGTTGTTGCCAATGCA GTCTCCTATGACGAGCCATAATGTGGGTGATCTGAACTTGGAGGATACCAGGAAATTGAATTGCCTTCGTACGGGATCGATCACGCACGGAAGCGAGCTTAGTTTCATGGAGTTCTTGgatcttttcaaatctttcag CCTTCGTCTTCGCAAGGACATCCGCACTCTGTTTGCCAACCATTCTGTGTGCAATGTTACAAGTCCAGACGAAGGAGTCAAAGATTGGATGAACATCAGCAAACGAAAAGAAGCTCTCCTCAGATTGGGTGGAAGATCAGGGTCCAGTGATTCACCCGGCAACAACCGGAAGAGAGAACTTTTGT GCTCACTCACAAGGAACAGTTCCATGGATCTGACCGACTTCAAGTCAAGAAGCGACAAAAAGAAGGTCTTTGATGCCATGGCTGCCGCGAGCATCTTCAACAATTCCGCCGGTGTGGACACGTCCAGAGCTAGAATGATCCCAATGGACgcgttttgccattttctcgAGCATTTCCAAAAGGAATCCCATTCTGATGTGGCCGTAAAGGAGCTGATCGAG CTCCACGAACCAGATCCCGTGTTGCGAACTCACAATCAGCTCAGTTTCGAGGGATTTGCACGTTATCTCATGGACTCGGCCAATTCCGCAATTGACCTCAATGATAACGAGGCCGAGCAAGATTTGGGCCAACCCCTTTCCCGATACTATGTGGCCACTTCCCACAACACCTATCTGGTGGGTCATCAACTCAAGGGACTCTCATCCGTCCAATTGTACCGAGAG ATTCTTCTCACCGGGTGCCGTTGTGTGGAATTAGATTGTTGGGATGGAGATGATGGCAATCCCATTATCTATCATGGTCACACGCTCACCACGAAGATCTCATTCCAAGAAGTGGTTCAAACCATTGCAGAGTCTGCTTTCATCTCTTCACCTTTGCCCGTGATCCTTTCGATTGAAAACCATTGCTCGATACCGCAGCAACAAAAGATGGCCGCCATCTTCAAG GAGCTTTTGGGCGATTGTCTGGTGACTGCTCCAATTGCCGAGAATGAATCCCAACTCCCTTCACCCAACAACCTCCGATATCGTATTATActcaagaacaaaaaactcCGAAGTGGCAATGGCATTGGAAGCACCAAATCCCTTTATCGAACCTCCACTTTCGACGACCAAGGAGGATGCAATTCTCATGACATGGAAGAGGAATATGATTCAGACTACGGCGAGGAGGATTTTGATGATGAGATGCAAG ACGACTACAACGAGCAGAATCTGTCCGATGAGGATTACCATCAGAGCCTGAGAAATAGTGGCAATTCTCTGAGTGTCCAGAACCAGACCCTCACCCCGGCGTCGAGTGCGGCTCAACTCTTAGGGGGATCTTCCTCTCAACAACAAAGGCCTCGGACTTTATCTATTTCACCATCCTtgcaactacaacaacaattgcagcagcaacaacaacaacaacaacaacaacaacaacaccaagcGGCGGCCTCTATGgcgtcctcttcttcttctaaagCTCTCGATTATGATCAAACGActggaaaaaagaagaaggaaaacaacCAAATTGCTCGGGAACTCTCGGATCTCGTGATCTATTGTCAGTCAGTAAAATTCAAGGGATTTGGTAAATCCGATCATGTCTCTTCCTCTGGCCATCCCACCATTCAGCAGGCATCGTATATATCAGATTCGCCTGCCAACCGGAAAAGACCCGACATTGTCTCACTGGCTGCCGGAGGAGCAATTACCCCGGTGTCAGGGCCCATCCAAATTGGACCTGTCACACCCATTCCAGCTCTCCAAGGAGGTCGTCGAACCGGGTTAAAGAGCCTTGAAAGTACACCAAGCAGCAGCTCTGGGTCCTTGGCAGGATCTGTGTCAAGTGCTGTGAATGGCGCCATACCCGGATCCCAAGTGATACATGCCCGAGCTCCGTTGATGGCACAAGGTTCGACAACCATGTCATCTAACCCCTCCACAGCCACCTTAACCAATTTGAACACGTCTTTGGACATCAGTTCTCCGATTTATCAGTGTTCCTCTCTCCACGAGAGTCGAGCCAAAACCCTGTGTCGGAAACATTCTCAGAGAATGTTGGAACATACCGAAAATCAACTGGTACGAGTTTACCCCGCCGGCATGCGCATCGACtcatccaacttcaatcccaTTACTGTTTGGTCGTGTGGTATTCAAATGGTAGCCATGAATTATCAAACGTCGGATGCAAATCTCCATATGCACAATGCCATGTTCGCTGGAACAAAAGGCTTTGTGCTTAAGCCTCAAGTGATGTGGAACCCAAGTCATATCCTGTATCAACGGTTTCTTCCCAATAGCAAAAGTCAGGAAGGTCTTCACATCACTCACATTTCCTTGACTATTCTCTCTGGTCAATATGTGTGTCGAGAGAACTACGGGACGTCGCCTATTGTTGAAATCGAG GTTCTGGGAATCCCGCGAGACTGTTGCAAGTTCAAAACGAAAATGATCTCACGGAACGCTCTGAATCCAATCTGGGAGGAGACTTTCGAAATTGAGGTTCATCTTCCAGAATTGGCTTTCATTCGCTTTACAGTTCTCGATGTGGGCAGTAACATGGTCACGGCTCAACGCGTGGTTCCGGTCACAAAACTACGCCAAGGCTATCGACACCTCAGGCTTCACAATGAACTAGATCAACCTCTGCCACTGTCCCAACTCTTCCTTTGCAGTCAAATCTTGGATGGTGATCTGGTCGAGGACGATGATGAGCTAAAAATTTCTATCTCAAAATCGGGTCCTGGGGTATCCTCCGTTGTCGGAGCGACTTCAATTGGCAAATCAGACCAACCTGGGCGGAAACGGATGTCATTTCTTGTTGTTCACGATATTAGTGAACATTCGCCTTATGCCATCTTAAAGGTTCCAGAAAATGCCACCACCCGAGATGTCATTCGACAGGCCATTGCAAAGGCTGGAACAGCTGGCAACGAGCACGAGTATGTGCTTCTAGAAGAAGTTTTGGTCCCCAGTGCCAATGGAGACGATTTTATCACAGCTCCGCCCACTCAACAACGTATGGTTGGCATGGACGAGCGCCCGCTTCATTTAAGAAACAAATGGAAATCTGATTCGAAGTTCGTATTGAAACGAATTGGCTCAGATCCGAGCTGGCGGGCCAGATTGGGCAACATGATCCAAGAAAATAATAACCAGGCCTCTAGTCATCACAAACTGGAGGAAACGAATTTGCTATTGGACTCGGAGGATCCTATCGCGGCGGCAAATGCTTTGAAAGACGAGCCAGGGATAAGCGGGGATCCAATTGAAGATAAGGACTCTGAGAATGGTTCATCAAATGTGAAACGGGACGTCGACAACTTCTTAGTTTGCATCTTTAATGTCTCCTCAAAGGTATCTTACAGCATCTTGCAAGTCCCAAGAACTAGTACAGCCACTGATGTCATCGTTTTGGCACTAAGCAAATGTCGCAGGGGCGAAGAAGACGAGAATAAGCCAGATAAATTTGTATTGGTCGAGGAAACGGACCCTCCTCCTGTGTTGCAAAATTATGCCTTCAACAACAGTGGCGCAAACAAAAAGGCCCAAAAAGCCAAGAGAAAGCGGGTATTGGACTCCCAGGAGAATGTCTACCTTGTCCAATTGGCATGGAAAGGAGCCGGGAGAATCATcttggaagaaaaggaaaagctACTGAAGGAAGGCCAGTTTTACCTGGATGTACCCAATAATCCACATTTGAACGTGTGCGAGACCCAAAGTGATCCTCTCAGCGGTTTAGCTTTAGCTGGAAAGGTCTCTCCACGGCTCAGGCGTTCATCCAAAATCATAGCATCGGGAGTGCGTAGGATCTCCCGTAGTTTCTACGGCAGCGATGCTAATCAGAGTCATTCCAATAACCCGTTGGGTATGAATAAACCTCAAATCCTTCGACCCAAACCCAAGCAGCGTCGAATGACGACAGTAGCGACCGGTGGAGACCTAACCCACGCACCAAGTTTACCCCCGGATATGCCTGGAAGTGCTGGACCTAGCCGTACACAAAGTCGACGGAGGCAACGAAGCGGGGATGCACGTCTAGACGGTCATAGCAGACGAGATTCCGGAGGTGAACCCTTTGACGGCCCTGAATCTTTACCTATTTTGATGATTCCTCCACTTCCTCCTCAAGAATCTAGACTTGTGCCTGCAACTGCGGTGACAACTGCTAACGGAAATGGAAttgcaccaaatttgagcGTTACTGGCCCAGCGGAACTGACCGAAGACTTGAAATCGAGGAAGCTGTCCAAAGTGAATTTGAGGAAACTTAAGATTTGGTAG